The following coding sequences are from one Lolium rigidum isolate FL_2022 chromosome 6, APGP_CSIRO_Lrig_0.1, whole genome shotgun sequence window:
- the LOC124662297 gene encoding disease resistance protein RPS2-like produces the protein MAVAALIDFVTTTLASHLWNPVITRMRYLLEKEEINGKLDSTIKNLEAMKQEIQIRLMNSERKQETCNPEVAEWLEKVAAIESEVVEMKHGQRKRRAQSFSYWSDYETGMLAAKKLKEAERLHEKGSFKQVSIDIPPCFVQEMPTVHPTQGTDCNLSRVLQYLKDDRVGIVGLWGMGGVGKTTLLRKINNHFLDVIEEAYGYDLVIYAVASKACGIGQLQADISEKIGLFQKPGSSIETRASIMLSFLRRKKFLLLLDDLWNYLDLAEVGIPYHNGPNKQKIVLATRYESVCGHMEAHSVVFLECLDPENAWNLFKEKAKEGIINSDPRIEKLAYEVAEECGGLPLALVTVGRAMSTKKTCHEWALALSFLKKSRIHEIPNMGNVSNVYTRLKISYDYLQDKQIKECFLCCSLWPEDYSIRKFELIECWMGMGLIEYDTVEEAYNKGYSIIEYLKNACLLETGYLEDDVRVHDIIRDMSLWISSDCTEGHMKCIVQAGVGLHDISNRDIETFRSANKISLMCNYITQFPQAMNCPNLQYLSLQQNFWLKVIPPSFLKSILSVMYLDFSWVPIKELPSEIGTLVELRCLKLTQTHIKLLPRAIGKLRKLRFLDLSYMDLLEKIPYGVLTNLTMLKVLNLYGSMYAGHEADLDSENHMDYDEFRIEELSFLTRELISLGITTKKVTTLQRLFDIPGIHLRYLGLYELNGGRSLKITLPESIFVVNVMGCFDLKDFSITNKPQCYGERLPRLEFLTFWDLPGLEKISVDHLQNLRVLTVGRANHLVNLSCILNLPYLEHLNVSCCDNMRQLVDIHSAIKPEVQYEIPMHGFRQLKILQLNSLQSLEKICNSKLDFPSLEYIDVFACPKMKKLSFGKMAELKRIRGEKTWWDNLEWDNESSSLSLFPFFKASETCSASLRPELDTTVICSSPKAFFTKRQPILNSSVRFTSYPHAIFETEEFDGR, from the coding sequence ATGGCTGTTGCTGCGCTCATTGATTTCGTAACTACTACTCTGGCATCCCACTTATGGAATCCTGTGATTACACGCATGCGATACTTATTAGAAAAGGAAGAGATTAATGGCAAGCTGGACAGCACAATTAAGAATCTAGAAGCCATGAAACAGGAAATCCAAATTCGCCTTATGAACTCTGAAAGGAAGCAAGAAACATGTAACCCTGAAGTTGCAGAATGGCTAGAAAAGGTGGCAGCCATAGAAAGTGAAGTGGTTGAGATGAAACATGGGCAGAGGAAGAGAAGGGCACAGTCTTTCAGTTATTGGTCAGATTATGAAACTGGTATGCTGGCCGCCAAGAAACTCAAGGAAGCTGAGAGGTTGCATGAAAAGGGATCATTCAAACAAGTTTCCATTGATATTCCGCCATGTTTTGTGCAAGAAATGCCCACTGTACATCCAACACAAGGAACAGACTGTAACCTAAGCAGAGTTCTCCAGTACCTGAAGGATGACAGAGTTGGAATTGTTGGCTTATGGGGAATGGGAGGAGTTGGTAAGACCACTTTGCTCAGGAAAATCAACAATCATTTCTTGGATGTAATCGAAGAAGCCTAtggatatgaccttgttatttaTGCTGTAGCCTCCAAGGCGTGTGGAATAGGACAGCTTCAAGCAGACATCTCTGAAAAGATTGGACTCTTCCAGAAGCCAGGTTCTAGCATTGAAACCCGGGCTTCAATCATGTTAAGTTTCTTGAGACGGAAGAAATTCTTACTCCTGCTAGATGATTTATGGAATTATTTGGATCTAGCAGAGGTCGGTATTCCATATCATAATGGCCCGAATAAACAGAAGATAGTTCTGGCAACACGTTACGAGAGTGTTTGTGGACATATGGAAGCTCACAGTGTGGTCTTTCTGGAATGCTTGGACCCGGAGAATGCTTGGAACTTGTtcaaagaaaaagcaaaagaaggaatCATTAATTCAGATCCTAGGATTGAAAAGTTAGCATATGAAGTTGCAGAAGAATGTGGTGGCTTGCCCCTTGCTCTTGTAACTGTCGGCCGTGCAATGTCTACAAAGAAGACTTGTCATGAGTGGGCACTTGCTTTGTCATTTTTGAAGAAGTCTCGCATTCATGAGATCCCAAATATGGGGAATGTTAGCAACGTATACACTAGGCTAAAGATAAGTTACGACTATCTGCAGGATAAACAGATCAAAGAATGCTTCTTATGTTGTTCTTTGTGGCCCGAAGATTACTCAATTCGAAAATTTGAACTCATAGAATGTTGGATGGGGATGGGTTTGATAGAGTATGATACTGTGGAGGAAGCATACAACAAAGGTTACTCCATTATTGAATACTTGAAGAATGCATGCTTATTGGAGACCGGTTACCTAGAAGATGACGTGAGAGTGCATGACATCATCAGGGACATGTCACTTTGGATATCTTCTGATTGCACTGAAGGGCACATGAAATGCATTGTTCAAGCAGGGGTAGGACTTCATGACATTTCTAACAGGGACATCGAAACATTTAGGTCAGCCAACAAGATATCACTCATGTGCAATTATATCACTCAATTTCCTCAGGCCATGAACTGTCCAAACCTGCAGTATCTGTCACTACAGCAAAACTTTTGGCTGAAGGTGATACCACCTTCTTTTTTAAAGAGCATTTTATCTGTGATGTACTTGGATTTTTCTTGGGTTCCCATCAAGGAACTTCCATCAGAGATTGGCACACTAGTTGAACTCCGGTGTCTCAAACTTACACAAACACACATTAAACTATTGCCTAGAGCTATTGGGAAACTAAGAAAGCTGAGGTTCTTGGACTTGAGCTATATGGATTTGCTGGAGAAGATACCTTATGGTGTTCTTACAAATTTGACAATGCTAAAAGTGTTAAATCTATATGGTAGCATGTATGCTGGCCACGAAGCAGATTTAGATTCAGAAAACCACATGGATTATGATGAGTTTAGAATCGAAGAGTTATCTTTCTTAACTAGAGAACTAATATCTCTAGGAATAACAACAAAGAAAGTGACTACCCTCCAGAGGCTTTTTGACATACCTGGAATCCACTTGAGATATCTTGGTTTATATGAATTGAATGGGGGGAGGTCTCTTAAAATCACTTTACCAGAAAGTATCTTTGTTGTGAATGTAATGGGCTGTTTTGATTTAAAGGACTTCAGTATTACTAACAAGCCACAGTGTTATGGAGAACGTCTTCCCAGGCTGGAGTTTCTCACCTTTTGGGATCTTCCTGGACTGGAGAAGATTAGTGTGGACCATCTTCAGAACCTTCGTGTCCTTACAGTGGGGAGAGCTAATCACCTGGTAAATCTATCCTGCATTTTAAATCTACCATATCTGGAGCATTTGAATGTGTCTTGCTGTGATAACATGAGGCAGCTAGTTGACATACATAGTGCTATTAAACCAGAAGTGCAATatgaaatacctatgcatggattTCGACAACTGAAAATTTTGCAGTTAAATTCATTGCAAAGCTTGGAAAAAATATGTAATTCTAAATTGGATTTTCCTTCTTTGGAATACATTGATGTGTTTGCTTGCCCGAAGATGAAGaaactgtcttttgggaaaatgGCTGAACTGAAGAGGATCAGAGGGGAGAAAACATGGTGGGATAATCTTGAGTGGGATAACGAAAGCAGTTCCTTGTCACTGTTTCCGTTTTTTAAAGCATCGGAAACTTGTTCAGCATCATTAAGGCCAGAGTTAGATACTACTGTGATATGCTCTTCACCTAA